Sequence from the Clostridium saccharobutylicum DSM 13864 genome:
ATATTAACATAGGTGTAACTCCAGGCACTTTTGTTCATAAGCTGGTAGATATTGATCCTCAATTATTTAATATGTTTAGAGGAACTAGTATAACTGCTATTATTAGCCTTATGGCTTGGGGACTTGGATATTTTGGTCAACCACATATTATCGTACGTTTTATGGCAATAAAATCTGCAAGTGAATTAAAATCAGCAAGAAGAATAGGAATTAGCTGGATGGCTATTGGTCTTTTAGGTGCTGTTGCAAGTGGTCTTATCGGACTTGTATACTTTACTGAACATAACAGCCCATTAAGTGATCCAGAAACAGTTTTCCTTCGTCTTGGAGATATTTTATTTCATCCATTTATTACTGGAATAATATTATCTGCAGTACTTGCTGCAATTATGAGCACTATTTCATCTCAGCTTTTAGTTTGCTCAAGTTCAATTACAAAAGATTTCTACTTAGCTTTCTTTAATAAAGAAGCTTCTGAAAATCAGCAGATGGTAATAGGCAGATTATCTGTGGTTGTAGTTGCAGCTTTTGCAACAGTGCTTGCTTACTTGCCAAATAAAACTATACTTGATATAGTTGGTCAAGCGTGGGCTGGATTTGGTTCTGCTTTTGGCCCAGTTCTTCTATTAAGTCTTCATTGGAAAAGAATGAATAAATGGGGAGCACTATCAGGAATGATTGTTGGTGGTTTAACAGTTATTATATGGATTGTTTGCGGATTATCTCATTATTTATATGAAATGATTCCTGGATTTTCACTATCACTTTTATCAGTTATATTTGTTAGCCTTATGACTAAAAAGCCAGATGAATCAGTCGATAAAGACTTTGCTAATATGGAAAAAGTGTTATCAGATATGAAATAAAACATTAGCTAATCTATAATAAAACACATAAAAATAAATAACAAGTCCAAAGCTGCAATAACTATTTTTCATCAGGTAAGCAGGCAAATTGACATCATAGCTGGTCTATTATGGCACTTTGCTCATGCAATATGATTGAAAATAGGCATACAGAGGGACTTGTTATTTTTTTGATTGTGCCTAATATAAAAAAGTTTATTATTGATATATAAATTAGATTCATACATTTTTGTTCCGCATATGCTTGTTCACAGCGTGTCTGTGAAGCAAGCATTACGGGTACAACTTGCATTCTTAGAAGCATCTATCAAAATTTTCAGTAACCGAAACAAATGCATCACTTCTATTTCGGTTAGCTACTACATAAGTTTAAGCCTTACTTTGCTCCCGCATTAGCTTGAACATCTGCTGGAACCTTACTAGTATCTTCTGGCACGTATGAATATCCAAAGTTTGTATTATTCGGAAATGCCATTCCTTTTTCAGATGCGCCAGTTGTTCCATTATAAGTATTATATTTTTCATAGAACTTATGAGAATCACTAGCTATATCAAGACCTACTTGATTACTTTGATTAGTCTTATAAAAATAATTTTCTTCTGAATAAATAACACTACCACTTCCAATTTGGTTTGCAGTATATTGTTGTTGTGGTGCTCTTGCTGAATTATATCCAGAAGGTGTTGAACTATTATCAAAATAGTTATTATATTCATGCACAAATCCACGAATGAGTGGACGTCCCTTTATATTTGGTCCAAACCAGTTATGGTGCATTGTTACATGAAGCTTATTTCCCCCGTAAGCAAATGAATCATTACGATTTGCACCAATAACCATAGCTAAACGCTCAGAAGCTAAATCTTGATTCTTACCAACCCAATTCCATGTATTAGGATTTGGTTTCATATTTAGCCATTCATTTGTAAAATAAAAATGATTATATGATAAAGTTACTTTATCTGATCCAAGTGTAACACACATTAAATCATCACTTATATCATACATTGTACAATGATCAATCCAACCATTTGTAATACGACGGAACGATACTCCCATATAATTAGTACCTGCACCGCCAGGTTGTGTATCAGCTCCCTTTAATGATTGCAGATATTTAATATTACCACGGAAAGTTATGTTTCTAACTACTACATTGTTAATACTAGTACCACTTGGAAGCATTTCTCCACTAAATTTTAATTGAATATTTTCTAATACAGCATTTCCACCATTTTCCCCTTCTATGGTTACATTGTTCCAACCTGTATCCTGAAAAGTGAATGTTTTTAAAGATGAACCTGCACTTATGAATCCTGAGATAACAATATGATGTTTCCTTTCATTAAATGCCTTTTGAAGTTCTGCTAAATTTCGAACTATAGTTTTAGCTTCATTAGAAACTGTAACATTTGCATATCCACCTGTTGTGGCCGCTTCTGCTTTTGCTGTCAAAACTCCACAAAATGAATTAGATACTATAAGAGAAGTTGCTATTAATAACGTTGAAATAATTACTTTAATTTTTTTAAAATTCATTAAAAATCCCCCTTATATATTCAATATTAAAAAATATATACGCTATATTTTTTGTCTTATTGCGCAAATATGTAAATTTTATTA
This genomic interval carries:
- the putP gene encoding sodium/proline symporter PutP, which translates into the protein MQLWSISAIGVYLLILLGIGYYSYRKTTNISDYMIGDRGLGPLVTALSAGASDMSGWMLMGLPGAVYLTGISNFWLGIGLTLGAYLNYLLLAPRFRVYTEVANDSLTIPDYLENRFKDKSNMLRLVSGIVILVFFILYVSSGIVAGGKLFVDTFGLTYTMGVVVTLSVVVLYTYFGGFLAVSLTDFFQGTLMFICLVTVPVVTYINIGVTPGTFVHKLVDIDPQLFNMFRGTSITAIISLMAWGLGYFGQPHIIVRFMAIKSASELKSARRIGISWMAIGLLGAVASGLIGLVYFTEHNSPLSDPETVFLRLGDILFHPFITGIILSAVLAAIMSTISSQLLVCSSSITKDFYLAFFNKEASENQQMVIGRLSVVVVAAFATVLAYLPNKTILDIVGQAWAGFGSAFGPVLLLSLHWKRMNKWGALSGMIVGGLTVIIWIVCGLSHYLYEMIPGFSLSLLSVIFVSLMTKKPDESVDKDFANMEKVLSDMK
- a CDS encoding pectate lyase/Amb allergen, translated to MNFKKIKVIISTLLIATSLIVSNSFCGVLTAKAEAATTGGYANVTVSNEAKTIVRNLAELQKAFNERKHHIVISGFISAGSSLKTFTFQDTGWNNVTIEGENGGNAVLENIQLKFSGEMLPSGTSINNVVVRNITFRGNIKYLQSLKGADTQPGGAGTNYMGVSFRRITNGWIDHCTMYDISDDLMCVTLGSDKVTLSYNHFYFTNEWLNMKPNPNTWNWVGKNQDLASERLAMVIGANRNDSFAYGGNKLHVTMHHNWFGPNIKGRPLIRGFVHEYNNYFDNSSTPSGYNSARAPQQQYTANQIGSGSVIYSEENYFYKTNQSNQVGLDIASDSHKFYEKYNTYNGTTGASEKGMAFPNNTNFGYSYVPEDTSKVPADVQANAGAK